CCCCTCAAAAAAAGAAAGTCGAATTCGCTACCACGTTCAAAAAAGTGTACCGTACTTCAAATAAAGCAAGCAAATAAACGGAGTATGAAATTGAAAAGAACGTGAAGATGGAAAGTGTTAATGGTAATAAAAAACACAAAAGGTTGAGCGTTGCTGAATTGAGAAAATGTAAAGGCTTTGAAAATATTTCTGATACGGAAGCAGAAGAAACAATAATTGCTTTGGAAAAATTATCAATCCTGTTTTATGAATTATACATGAAACAAAAACATAGCAAGCAAAAACTAACAATTATAAAAGGAGGTGATCTTGATGGAGAACAACGAAACGCTGCTTAAAAAATTTGCTAAAGGCAAAGGAGCAGCATTGAAAGATGAGTCTATTCAAAATTGCGTTATTTACACAAGGGTGAGTTCCAAAGAACAAATGGACACCAATCAAAGTTTGGAGTGGCAAAAAAAGTACTGCCTCGAGTACGCCATTAAAAACAAGTTGGACATTAAAGGTTATTTTGGAGGAACTTATGAAAGTGCGAAAAGCGATGAACGGAAAGAGTTTACTCGAATGCTCAAATTTGTAAAAGCGAGTAAAGAAAAAATCTCTTTCATTTTAGTTTATAGTTTGGATCGATTCAGTAGGACTGGAGATAGCGCAATTTTTATAGCGAGCGAATTAAAAAAGACCGGAGTAAGTATCATGGCTGTTACACAACCAATTGATACAAACTCCCATGCCGGAGCATTGCAACAAAACATCCAATTCATCTTTGGTAAATACGATAACGATTTGCGAAGACAGAAAACGATTGATGGTATGCGAGAGAAATTATTAAGAGGCGAGTGGATTGGTAATGCACCAACAGGATATGCTTTTGTAAAAGGTGCGCCCACCCAAACTATTATTTTTAGTGATAAAGGAGAAGCTATTAAGCAAGCTTTTATTTGGCGAGCTAATGGAATGACCTACGATCAAATTATTGAAAAATTAAAATGCTTGGGTATTAATATGCCTAAGCAGACCCTTGGCGGCATATTTTCGAACCCTTTTTATTGTGGGTTCATGTCGCACAATTTATTGAATGGCGAAGTGATTAAAGGAAAGCACCCTCCTTTAATTGATGAAGATTTATTTCTAAGGGCAAACGAACTCAAGAAGACCGATGGCTTTAAAGTCAATAAAGCCAATGATAACCTGCCATTGAAGGTATTTGTAAAAGATGCAGAAACTGGAGCCCCTTTCACCGGATATATCGTGAAGAAGAAGGGGCTTTATTATTATAAGGTAAATAGGATCGGAATTAAGGTAAACCGAAGCATTAAAATCATGCACGGCAAGTTTGAAGAATTGCTTTCAAATTATACGGTAAATTCCGCCTACGTGGAGCCTTTAGAAAAACAACTGCGCTATACTTGGGAGAACCTAACAGAAACCAGCACGAGCGAGAAAAAAGCCCTTTCTTTGAAACTTAACGAGGTTGAGGAGGAGTTCTATAATTTGCGTAAAAGACACGCAATTGGGTCTGTAAGTTTGGACATTTATGAGGAATTTTCGACTGAAATGAAGAAGCGTAAAGAGGGCATTATGGAGTCCCTTGAAAAGTTGGAACAAAAATTATCGAACCCTAAAGAATTGATAAATTTTGCTTGCCGATTATCGGCAAACCTCGCACCTGTGTGGGCTTCGGGGGACTATTACCAAAAGCAAACTTTCCAAAATGTGGTATTTCCTTCCGGTTTGGTATATGATACGAAAATCGAGCATTATCGAACCCCTGAAGTAAATCGTGTGATTGCCCAAATCGCCCTATTATCAAAGGGTTTGGGGGAAATAAAAAAACCGGACTTCTCAAATTTTGAAGAGAAGTCCGGTCTAGTACCCGGGACCGGAGTCGAACCGGTACGGTTTCCCACAGGTGTTTGAGACCAGCGCGTCTACCAATTCCGCCACCCGGGCATTTTATTTTTCTTCATTTTGTGCTGTGAAGAAAACAGCTTTGTCCACCATCCCGATAGCTATCGGGACCGCCATCCGGCATTGATTTTTTGGGAAAGCGGGACGCAAAACTACCTAAATGTTTTTGATTAGCAAAAAAATATCGCTAAAACCGTTAAAATTCTTTGCCCAAACTGCATTTTTTGCTACATTTGCAACCCTTATAAAAAAGGCAATGAACTATAAAGTAAAAATATTCTCAGGATCTACTACCCGTACATTAGCGGAAAACATCGCTAAAACATACGGACAAGAATTGGGCAAAGTATCCCTGCTTCGCTTTAGCGATGGGGAAATGCAGACTTCTTATGAAGAAACGGTACGTGGAAGCGATGTATTCATCATCCAATCGACCATGCCTCCTGTTGACAATTTATTTGAACTTTTATTGATGATTGATGCGGCAAAGCGCGCTTCTGCCCACCAAATTATTGCCGTTTTACCTTATTTCGGATATGCCCGTCAGGATCGTAAAGACCAACCCCGTGTTGCTATTGGAGCTAAAATGGTGGCGAATCTTTTATCTGCTGCCGGTGCTACCCGTATCATTACCATGGACTTACATGCCGACCAGATTCAAGGATTTTTTGACTTCCCGGTTGACCACTTATACGCTTCTTCTATCTTTTTACCTTATATCCAAGGATTAAACTTGCCAAACTTAACTATGGCTGCACCGGATATGGGTGGATCTAAAAGAGCAAACGCTTATGCTAAGTTTTTGAAGTCGGATATCGTTATCTGCTACAAACAACGCGCAAAAGCAAATGTGATTGAAAGCATGACCGTTATTGGTGATGTAGAAGGAAAAGATATTGTTTTGGTAGATGATTTGATTGATACTGGCGGAACATTAACAAAAGCAGCGGATATGATGTTGGACAGAGGCGCAAACAGTGTTCGTGCTGTCTGTACACATGCTGTATTGTCCGGCAAAGCTTACGAAAATATTGAAAAGTCAAGAATAACAGAATTGGTGGTAACAGATACCATTCCATTAACGCAACAAAGCAGCAAAATTAAAGTAGTATCGGTTGCCGATTTATTCGCAAAAGTGTTACACAGCGTACACAGCTTCGAATCCATCAGCTCTAACTTTATTGTATCATAATATTAAACACATTGCGCCAAATATTTATAAACGTTGATTGGCTGGCGCAACAATCAACTAACAAATAAACCAAAACAAAATGAAATCAGTATCTATTAGCGGTTCGCCACGTGCGAACGTAGGGAAAACAGATGCAACTGCTTTGAGAAATGCAAAGCGAGTACCATGTGTATTGTACGGAGGTAAAGAACAAGTTCACTTTTCTGTGTTAGAAGCAGATTTTAAAGACTTGATTTATACACCACATGTAAATACAGTGGACTTAGACGTTGACGGAAAAAAATTCAAAGCAATTTTACAAGAAGCACAATTCCACACTGTAAAAGATCATCTTTTACATGTTGACTTTTTAGAAATCGTTGCCGGAAAACCTGTAACCATGAATATCCCAGTTAAAACTACCGGAACATCTCCAGGAGTTAGAAATGGTGGTAAGTTGAACAAAAAATTAAAAACATTAAGAGTAAAAGGATTAGTAGAAAAAATGCCGGATACAATTGATATCGCTATCGATACATTGGAAATCGGACAAGGTGTACGTGTAAGTGATCTTAAATTTGATGGCTTAACATTCTTAAACGCTCCAAACGTAACTGTTGTGAGTGTTCAAGTAACACGTGCGGTTGCTGCTGAAGAAGCGAAAACTGCAACGCCTGCTGCTGCAACACCTGCGGCTGCGGCTGCTGCGAAACCTGCTGCTAAGAAATAATTTTTTCTTAAAACAGAATAAAACCCCGAGGAATTACCTCGGGGTTTTTTATTTTCGTAATTTTGAAGTATGAGCAAATTTTTAATTGTTGGCTTAGGAAATATTGGTGACGAGTACGAAAATACCCGCCACAATATCGGATTCACTATTTTAGATACCATCGCGCAAGAAAACAATTTCAAATTCACAGTTGACAAACTCGCGTCCATTGCCACCTATAAGTTCAAAGGCAAAACATTGATTTTAATCAAACCGTCAACCTACATGAACTTAAGCGGAAAAGCCGTAAATTACTGGATGCAAGCTGAGAAAATACAAAAGGAAAACATCCTTGTCCTAACAGACGACCTCGCGCTCCCCTTCGGCTCCGTGCGTATGAAAGGAAAAGGAAGTGATGGCGGACACAATGGCTTAAAAAACATTCAGGAAACTCTCGCCAGCTCCGAATATCCTCGTTTACGATTTGGAGTAGGCAACGAATTTTCAAAAGGAAAACAAGTGGATTATGTTTTAGGAAAATGGACCGATGAAGAAAAAAAAGCGCTGGAGCCACGTGTTAAACTCGCTATTGAAATGATTCAAGGATTTGCAACCATTGGATTACAGCGCACCATGAGTGCATACAACAATAAATAATTCCAAAACTACTAAACATGAAATTCTCCGTATTCACGAATTCCTTCAGAGAAAAGAATAAAAACATGAGTAAAAAAACTACTCTCCTCTTGATAGCTATCATTTCATCCTTTTGTGCAAGTGCACAACTTTTGTACACCTTTGATAGTGTTAAAACAACATCCGGATTAATTGATCCAAGTCCTGTTCCGGTTGTTACCGGAATTACTTGTGGTAGCTTCTCTGCCTCAGGAACACCTCCCAACTCTTTGGCTGCAGCTCGTTTTGATTTTTCCGACTGGTCACTTGGTTCTGTTGGTGGTCTTGCAGATACATTGTTTTCCGGAATGACAGGATCAATAAATACTGCGGAATATTATGAAGTTACTTTAACTCCACAAGCAGGATATTCCATGACCGGTGACACCATTAAATTCAGTTTCGAACGTTCAGGAACCGGTGTTCGCTCCTACGCTGTTCGCTCCAGCTTAGATGGATACACTGCTAATTTAACTGCTGTATACGGACTTCCTACAACAAATGTAGATGTTCAAGCAGGCAATATCTTTTTCCTTAAAAAAGACATCACCACCATTCAAAACAGAAACATCATTGTACTCGGTGCTGCTTTCGTTAACTTGGTTACTCCTGTTACGTTCCGCTTTTATGCATGGAATGCGGAAGCACCAACCGGAACATTCAGTATCGACAATGTAAATTTTATCGGTAGCGCAACTCTTGCAACCGGAATCTCTGAAAAGAACAACTTCACCATCACGTGTATCCGAATCCTTCTTCTAACGGAGTGTTTACCCTCGACTTAAACAATGCTGCAGGTAAATCAACCATTCGAGTGTATGATATTGTCGGAAACGTTATTCACACTTCTGAAACAACATCCAACACCAAACAAACACTTGACTTGTCAACCGTTGCCAATGGAAGTTACTTTGTTTCAATCACAAACAACACTACTACAACAACCAAGAAAATTGTTGTAAATAAATAAGCAATCCGCATTTAATAGAACGTCCTCAACCGAATATTCGTGGGAGGACGTTTTTGTTTTTATCTTTGTTTAACCTTGGAAAAAACCGAACACATCAGTACGATTGTCAAATCACTACCGGACAACCCCGGTGTGTACCAGTATTATGATGCTGAAGGAAAAATAATCTATGTAGGGAAAGCAAAAAATTTAAAAAAAAGGGTTTCCTCCTATTTCAATAAAGATCAATCCGAAAACGGTAAAACGCAAATTCTTGTCAAAAAGATTGTCGACATAAAATTTATCATTGTTGATACAGAGTTAGATGCACTCCTGCTCGAAAATAACCTCATTAAAAAATATCAACCGCGTTATAATGTTTTATTAAAAGACGATAAAACTTACCCGTGGATTTGTATTAAAAATGAACGCTTCCCTCGTGTATTTACCACACGCAATATTGTAAAAGATGGCTCTGTCTACTTTGGTCCGTATGCATCTGTAAAAGTTATGCATACCGTTTTGGATTTAATTAAACAATTGTTCAAACTGAGAAACTGTAACCTCAACCTCACAGAAGAAAACATCCAAGCAAAAAAGTTTAAAGTCTGCTTGGAATACCACATCGGCAATTGCAAAGCACCTTGCATCGCCAATGAAACGGAAGAGGAATACAATCAAACAATCGCAAACATCAAAGAAATTATCAAAGGAAATATCAATTCCGCTTCCAAACATTTAAAAAGCATTTTGCAAACGCATGTTGAAAAACTGGAATTCGAAAAAGCACACATCATCAAAGAAAAAATTGATGCTCTTGAAAAATTTCAAAGCAAATCAACTGTTGTTAGTCCAACCATCACCAATGTAGATGTGTTTTCCATTACTTCTGATGAAAAAAACGCCTACGTTAATTTTCTAAAAGTGGTGAATGGCTCCATCATTCAAGGCCATACCATTGAATTAAAAAAGAAGCTGGACGAAAGCGATCAGGAGCTATTGGCCCTTTCCATTGTTGAGCTGCGCGAACGTTTTCACAGCGATGCCAAAGAAGTAATTGTTCCATTTGAAATTGAAACTGAATTTCCCGGAATCGAATTTACTGTTCCGCAACGTGGTGATAAAAAACATTTGTTAGAGCTGTCCGAACGAAATGTGAATTATTACAAACGTGAAAAAATAAAACAAGAAAGTTTAATCGACCCGGAACGCCATACCAAACGCATTTTGGAACAAATGAAAAAAGATTTGCGTTTGACGGAAGAGCCTCGCCACATTGAATGTTTTGACAATTCGAACTTTCAAGGTGCGTATCCGGTTGCGGCCATGACTGTTTTTAAAGACTGCAAACCAAGTAAAAAAGATTATCGTCACTTCAATATTAAAACCGTTGAAGGCCCTGATGATTTTGCATCGATGGAAGAAATTATTTACAGACGCTATAAACGTGTACAAGAAGAAAACCAATCGATGCCACAACTGATTGTAATTGATGGCGGGAAAGGACAGTTAAGCTCAGCATTAGAAAGTCTGGATAAATTAGGATTAAGAGGGAAAGTAGCCATTATCGGGATTGCTAAAAAATTAGAAGAAATTTATTTCCCAGGAGATTCTATTCCATTGTACCTCGACAAACGAAGTGAATCCTTAAAGATTATTCAGCAGATTCGCGATGAAGCACATCGTTTTGGAATTACGCATCACCGAAGCAAACGTGATAAAGGAACACTCAAAACAGAACTTACTGAAATCAAAGGAATCAGCGACACCACGGCACAAAAATTATTGTCGCATTTCAAGTCCGTTAAAAAAGTAAAAGAAGCAACAGAGGTTGAATTAGCTGAGATTGCCGGAAAAGCAAAAGCCAAACTGATTATTGATTTTTATAAATCGCAACCCTAAAGTTATCGTATTGCAGTTTTTTGTTTGCTGGATTCCACAAGTAAACAGATAAAATATCGTTGGCATTGTAAAATGCAGGTAAGTTAAAATAAAATTCTCCTTTTTGAATTCCTGAACTCCCTTTATAAAAATCAGCAAGCAAACAGCTTTGGTAGTGTTTTGTTTTGCCTCTGTTTGCGGTTGTCACCACCACTTTTATGCCTGTAAGATCTTGACTCATAAAATCAAATCCCACTTTTAGTGAAAGATTATTTTTGCTATTCAATTCATTTACACCAACCTGATAGGAAACACCAAATTCAATTAAGGTATCCAATTTTGAAACGGATGAACGGAATTTTTCTGAATACATCACTTGATCAAAGCCGGTAAAATGTTTGTTTTCATTTTTTTCAAAGTCGGTGAATTCATTCGCAACTACCTGCTTTTTTTCTAATTGCAACAGCTCTTCTATTGATTTTCGTTTAAATCCTGTGCTTCGCTTATACACCGTTATTTTCCCATTTCCCGCAACCGGTTCAATTACCGATGCCACAATTGGATAATACCTCAACACATCCGAAAACAAAAATTGGTCTTGGATAACAACATAATCCCATTTCGACCAAAACAAGGTAATTGCTGCATTGTCGCGGTTTGTTTGATACACCGTATACCCTTTTCGATTCATCATGTACAAAGGAATGTTGGTAGAATAGGCATCTATCACCAGCATTTTTGAATCAGCCGGTATTCCAATTTGGTCTAAAAAGGTTGCTGCTCCTTCAAAATTTTTCCGTGTAATCTCTACCCGATCGTCATTCCCTGCTGTATATCGTTCCCGCTGATTTTTTCGTGAATCTCCAAACATAAACATCATACAGATCACGCTAAAGAAAAAGAAGAACAACTTTCGAGTTTCCGTTTCGATGGAAATATTTTTTATGGAAAGTAAAAAGAGCAGTACGACCGGGACAAAAAGGGAATCTAAAAAATAATAATCGTGATCGAAGTACTGAGCTGCCATTAATAAAAAATAAAGCACCGCACCTCCTCCAACAAAAAATAAATTAAACCACATGGCTTTATTTTCAATACTTCTCGTCCTTCGGAAGGATAAGAATGTTAAAGCAACCGCTAATACTAACAAGACCAGATGCCAAAAGGTATAATATTGTAGCAACCAATGATCATAGATGTATTGAATAATGACAATGAATTCAGAAAAACTCTTTGCTGGTAAAAATTTATCTAGAAACATATTGCCATAGACGATTCCGATGTGCACATTGTATCTGAAATACATGCCAAACAGAATAAATGCCAACAAAAAAGCAATCACTTCTTGCTTGACAATTTTCTTCTGTTTTATTGCCACATAGGATTGTTGCATCACCAGTCCGATTAGAAAAATCAAAAAGGGCAAACGAATGAGGGCTGCGAGGAGAAAAAACAAAATACTCCAGTAAAAATGTGTTTTGTTCCCTTCCGTTTTATAAGCGTGAAAAAAATAATAGGCAATAAACACAAATGCGATTGCAGGAACGCAAGGAATGAATCCTGCTTGATAATACGTATAGAGAGGAGAAAAGAAAACAAAAGCAACAACCACCCATGATTTCAATTCAGATTGAGTCATCTTTTTAGCCAGCAGATACAAGAATGTTAATCCGGTAATACTGATACAAATCGTATACAACCTAAATACAATTGGAGAGGTTGTCCCGAACAGCTTCATTAACAGCGCAACAATAAATTCGTTCAATGGAAAATCCATTCGGGTAACGCCATCCAACGTTTGAAGATTAAACGTTGCCGGATGGAAGATATCAAATCCATTTTGCAAAAACTGCAAGGCAATTGCATAGCGTTCGCTTTGTGTCCAAGCATGGATAAACGAAGGAGGAAGAAAAATGGTTGTGCGATACAACAATGCACTCACAGCAAATAAAAACAATACAAGTAAGAGTATCGACTTTTTATTGGCGCGATTCATTCTGAAAAATTAAGATAGTTTATCGGTCAGCAACTTCATTTCAATTGCCGGAGAGATTTTTTCGTATACAATATTGTAAACCGCATCGGTGATGGGCATATTTACTTTGTACTTCTTATTGATTTCGTAAATACACTTTACTCCGTAATATCCTTCCGCCACCATGTTCATCTCCAATTGTGCGTAACGCACGGAGTAGCCTTTACCAATCATGTTTCCAAACATTCGGTTTCGACTGAATTGTGAATACGCTGTAACCAGCAAATCGCCTAAATAGGCTGAACTTTTAATATCACGATCGATGGGATGCACCACATCTACGAATGCTTTAATTTCCTGAATGGCATTTGAAATCAAAACCGCTTGAAAATTATCACCATACCCTAAACCGTGACAAATTCCACTAGCGATAGCAAATACATTTTTTAATACGGCCGAATATTCTGTCCCGAAAATATCATCCGAAACCGTTGTTTTGATGTAACGGCAGTTTAATTGCGATGCTACATAGCTTGCCATTTCCGTATTTTGAGAAGCAATGGTTAAATACGATAATTTTTCCATGGCCACTTCTTCAGCATGACATGGTCCGGTAATCACACCAATGTTTTCTAGAGGAATATTAAATTGCGTATTAAAAAATTCACCGACAATTAAATTATGTTCGGGCACAATTCCTTTGATGGCAGAAAAAACTTTTTTGTTTTTAAAATCTGCTTCAGTAAGTTCTTTTAAGGCATCTTTTAAAAAGGCAGAAGGAACCGCCATAATCAAAATGTCTGCTTTTGAAATCACACTTTTTAAATCAGGACTCAAAACCAATTTAGACGTTTCAAACTCAACCGATGTTAAATAATTCGGGTTGTGTTTGTATTTATTGATGTGGTCAACAACGGTTTGATTACGCACCCACCAATGCACTTCTTTTGCATTGTTGCACAGCATTTTAACAATGGCTGTTGCCCAACTTCCACCACCAATTACGGCTATTTTATGTGTTTCACTCATGAGTAGTCATTAAATAATGTCCTAATTTATGTTTTTTATGGGAATTAGCGTAAAAAATAATGTGCAGTGCTTCCTAGCAAAACCAACCAAATGAATCCAACTAGCAAATAGCTTTTGTTTTCTTTTATCCAAATAATACTTATGATGATCAGCAGTATTGTGAAAACAGAATAGGAAATTATTCCGCCCACCACTACTGCATTGTTCTTGTATACAAATTCGACTTCGTGCTGACCAGGCGGGAAATAAACCGACATGGTCAAATAATTTGATAAAAGTATTTCTGTTTCTTTTCCATCAATATATGCTTTCCAGCCTACATATTTATTCTGCAACAACGTCAATAATTGTGGTGATTGAGCAATTCCTCCCACCACAATTTGGTCAGGTTGAAAAGAAGCCACCCATGCATCCGACATCTCCAAGACGGAAGGCTTCATCGCTGATGCAATCTTTTTCAAATCCTCATCCTTCAGTACAACCGTTGCCGGAGAAATTTTTATCTTTTTTTGCTTCAAATCTATTTCCGAATAAGCTTCGGAAGAAAAATACACCAACGGATTGTGCAACATTGAATCGTAAAGCGGACGCAGCGAATCCAACATCATTACTTGATTCTTAAAACAAAATGAATTAAACACATCTGCTGAAACACGTTTGTGGAAACCACTTGTATTGCGATAGAGTCCGTGTTTTTGTCCAATCTCTTCGGTGTTTTCAGAAATAGTATTCATCGCAGGAATTGGAAATCCCTTTGGTAAGGTAGCTACGTAATCGTGAAGCTCCTTTGGTGATGTTTGTGAAAAACCTACATACGCAAGGTTCAATTGAGTTGCTGCCACCATATCCACAACAACAAAAAGTGCAATTACAGTTAATCGATATTTCTCAGATACTTTAATAATCGTTAATAAAAGCGCTACCAATACTACCAACTGGATTGTTCCTTGCAAAACAATGTTCTGATAAAAATTTGCCGCCCGGATAAAATCAAAAATTGTTTCGTAATCTGCGAAAAAGAAGAAGGATGCACTGTTGTTTTTTATAACAGCAACAATTAACAGAATTAGGACTAAACCGATTAAAACAGAAATAGTTTTCACCAGCTTGTCTTTGCTGATGACAAACGAAGAAAGAGTAAATGCTAGTTGCTTTCCGCCCAACAAGAGTAGTATTAAAATGCTAAACAAACTGAAGTAACTCGGGAAACGAAACAAGTTCATAAACGGAAAAACACTGTACAGCAATTTATGAACGGGAGTATACGAACCAAAAGAAGCAAGCAAACAGAAAAAAGCAAAACCTAATAATACTTTTTCAATTCCGGTTTTACTTCTAATCAATGCTAAAATAATAAATGGGAGAATACTTATTCCAATATAAACATTGCTCATCGAAGGGTCCGTATTATAAAAATCGGTGCTGTTTACTGTGGAGAATGGAACCAACAATGAAAGCAAAGATTGTGGCGACAAGGGATTGACCGATGCACTTTTATAATCCATTCCACTCAAGCGATCGATGTAGGGCTTTACTTGGAAAAATACAACAAGCACAACGGTAGAAAGAGCGGTGGTTAAAAAGACAAAAAGCGCATTTAGTTTTAGTAATCGAAAAACAAGTTCTTTCTTTTTTGCTCGTAGCGCTACAATTATAAAATACGCTGTTATTGCTAAAAACAAATAAGCAAGAATAAAAGTGAACGTATGATTCCCTCCTGTTAAATTAAAAAACATAAATAAGGAGGCATACACCGCATATTTGAATTTACGTTCAACATGCATTTTGTAATAATTCAACAAAATAAAAGGCAACCAAGCTGCACCAATTACTGCGTAAAAATGCTGAACGTGAGCAACAAAAAATCCGCTCAGCATATAACTCACCCCAACAATAAATGCCACCTTTTTATTCTCATGAAAACACAAGGAAAAGAAATACATTCCAACACCTGCGACAAATGCATAAAAAACAAATAGTAGTTGCACCACATAATTGCTTTGTCCGATGGTCATACTCAAAAGCAATGATTCCAAATACCAGGTAGGACCTTGTAAATCGGCATGAATGGGATAACCCAATTGTTGATAAGGATTCCAAAAAGGGAATACGTGATTTTGAATGCTCTCAGAAATGGAATGTCGCCAGGGAATCCAGCAATTAATCATATCATGCGTCACCGAATATTTCAAAAATGAAATCTGCCAGTAACCCACAATTGCAATAATCAGCAATAAGGTGATGTAGATAAAATGATTCTCTTTTGCTTTTTGTTGTTCAAGCAACATGCAATGGATTTATAAAATGCCTATATCGATTCAAAAATCGGTCCTTCTCTTTTCACTACATTTTTTTCTGTCAACGAAGTGAATATTTTATTCAACTGATTTTTTGATATTCCTGTCGCTTCACTCACTGTTGCTACCGTTGCCTGATTTTGTTTTTTCACCTCATCCAACACTTTCTGTTCTTCTTCGGTTAAAACAACAACCGCTTTTTTCACCTCTTCCGGTCTCATTTGTGGGAAGAACAATACATCTTGAATGGATACATTGTTGGTCATAATCATTGCCAAACGATCGATTCCAATACCAATTCCAGAAGTTGGCGGCATACCATATTCCAAAGCACGTAAAAAGTCGTGGTCAATAAACATTGCTTCGTCATCACCGCGTTCCATCAATTTAATTTGTTCTTCAAAACGTTCACGTTGATCGATTGGATCGTTTAATTCTGAA
This Bacteroidota bacterium DNA region includes the following protein-coding sequences:
- a CDS encoding NAD(P)H-dependent glycerol-3-phosphate dehydrogenase, which produces MSETHKIAVIGGGSWATAIVKMLCNNAKEVHWWVRNQTVVDHINKYKHNPNYLTSVEFETSKLVLSPDLKSVISKADILIMAVPSAFLKDALKELTEADFKNKKVFSAIKGIVPEHNLIVGEFFNTQFNIPLENIGVITGPCHAEEVAMEKLSYLTIASQNTEMASYVASQLNCRYIKTTVSDDIFGTEYSAVLKNVFAIASGICHGLGYGDNFQAVLISNAIQEIKAFVDVVHPIDRDIKSSAYLGDLLVTAYSQFSRNRMFGNMIGKGYSVRYAQLEMNMVAEGYYGVKCIYEINKKYKVNMPITDAVYNIVYEKISPAIEMKLLTDKLS